Proteins from a single region of Sediminitomix flava:
- a CDS encoding amidohydrolase family protein, translating into MRRGILLLGLMFVSFFASAQITHPVNGVVDNREGAYAFTHATIVINENQTLTDASLIIKEGKIIDVGTDLEIPSDAIVTNLEGKFIYPSFIDLHTDYGMPEIKKGGINWNAPEQIQTKTPGAYNANESIKAEFQAKDAFRTNKKALKEFHDNGFGTVLSFRFDGVARGTSALVLLSDENENLAIIKPTVAAHFAFDKGSSSQLYPVSIMGYAALLRQTYYDASWYATDGYKEFRDLSLEAMNDHQVLPQIFSAHTLDNTLLADKIGDEFGIQYIIKGSGKEYQKIDQLVNTQASLIVPIDFPAPYNVSDPLEALNVSLAQLKDWELAPSNLAMLEQSGISFAITSEGLKNKKDFLKNLRIAVENGLSKQAALKALTSYPAKLIGASREVGQLKSGMYANFVITSGDLFEKETKIFENWVGGKKFEVEKIPSFDYSGKYNLALAENTWGLSISEEKGKSKVQVMLNDSTKLESKGELEKGLISLTFKTDTAKSSTDAFKLSGWKTTEGFKGKAQNEEGDWLTWTAVAKKVEDSEKKSEEKKENTAKEEKLGDVIHPFIAYGNDIVPEKEVILFKNATVWTSEAEGILVNTDVLVKDGKIIEVGQNLSSNKAKIIDATGKHLTAGIIDEHSHIALNGINDVDKMSSMVRMEDAIDASSIQMYRQLAGGVTAAQLLHGSANPVGGQSALIKFRWGKTAQELLIEDADQFIKFALGENVKRGNWSSSQRYPLTRMGVEQVYRDGFTRAIAYQKEWDAYNELSKKQKSRTTAPRKDLQLEALVEILNSERFISCHSYVQSEINMLMKLAEEFGFRVNTFTHILEGYKVADKMSKHGAGASTFADWWAYKFEVYDAIPHNAALMAEQGVVTAINSDDAEMGRRLNQEAAKSVKYAGMSEEEAWKMVTLNPAKLLHLDDKMGSIKEGKDADLVLWDENPLSVYAKALYTLVDGTIYYDRAKDKLKKDEIKAEKARIMKKMKGAIEQGAKPQLALPMMQHLWHCDDLHFNHSGNHAHSHAH; encoded by the coding sequence ATGCGAAGAGGTATTCTTCTATTGGGTTTGATGTTTGTGAGCTTTTTTGCTTCAGCTCAAATAACCCATCCTGTGAATGGCGTGGTCGATAATAGGGAAGGAGCATATGCTTTCACCCATGCGACTATCGTAATTAATGAAAATCAAACCTTAACCGATGCAAGCCTAATTATCAAAGAAGGTAAAATTATTGATGTCGGTACCGATCTTGAAATCCCATCAGATGCAATCGTAACTAACTTAGAAGGAAAGTTTATATACCCTTCTTTTATCGATTTGCATACGGATTACGGTATGCCTGAAATCAAGAAAGGTGGAATCAATTGGAATGCGCCAGAGCAAATTCAAACCAAAACGCCTGGAGCCTACAATGCCAATGAATCAATCAAAGCGGAGTTCCAAGCAAAAGATGCTTTCAGAACAAATAAGAAAGCATTGAAGGAATTTCATGACAATGGTTTCGGAACCGTATTGTCTTTCAGATTTGATGGGGTAGCGAGAGGAACTTCTGCACTGGTTCTTTTATCTGATGAAAATGAAAACTTGGCAATTATCAAACCTACAGTTGCTGCTCATTTCGCTTTTGACAAAGGAAGTTCTTCACAACTTTACCCAGTTTCTATCATGGGGTATGCAGCATTGTTACGTCAGACCTATTACGATGCTTCATGGTATGCAACAGATGGTTACAAAGAGTTCAGAGATTTATCATTGGAAGCAATGAATGATCATCAAGTTCTTCCTCAAATTTTCTCAGCACATACATTAGATAATACATTGTTGGCAGATAAAATTGGAGATGAATTTGGTATTCAATACATCATCAAAGGAAGTGGTAAAGAATATCAAAAAATTGATCAATTAGTAAATACGCAAGCATCGCTGATTGTTCCCATAGATTTCCCTGCTCCTTATAATGTAAGTGATCCGTTGGAAGCCCTAAATGTTTCTTTAGCCCAATTAAAGGATTGGGAATTGGCTCCATCTAACTTAGCGATGCTGGAGCAATCAGGAATTTCATTTGCGATTACTTCTGAAGGCTTGAAAAATAAAAAGGATTTCTTGAAAAACTTGAGAATTGCGGTTGAAAATGGTTTGAGTAAACAAGCTGCTTTGAAAGCTTTGACTTCATATCCAGCAAAACTAATTGGCGCTTCAAGAGAAGTAGGGCAGTTGAAATCTGGAATGTACGCAAACTTCGTGATCACTTCTGGAGATCTATTTGAGAAAGAAACTAAAATTTTTGAAAACTGGGTAGGAGGTAAAAAGTTTGAAGTTGAAAAGATTCCTTCTTTTGATTATTCAGGGAAATATAATTTAGCATTAGCGGAGAATACTTGGGGTTTATCGATTTCTGAAGAAAAAGGAAAATCTAAAGTCCAAGTGATGTTGAACGATTCAACAAAGTTGGAATCGAAAGGAGAATTAGAAAAAGGTTTGATCAGCTTGACTTTCAAAACAGATACGGCTAAATCTTCTACAGACGCTTTCAAGCTAAGTGGTTGGAAAACTACTGAAGGTTTTAAAGGAAAAGCACAAAATGAAGAAGGTGATTGGTTGACTTGGACAGCAGTTGCTAAAAAGGTTGAAGACTCAGAAAAGAAGTCTGAAGAAAAGAAAGAAAACACAGCTAAAGAAGAAAAACTAGGCGATGTAATTCATCCGTTTATCGCTTATGGAAATGATATCGTTCCCGAAAAAGAAGTAATCTTATTTAAAAATGCGACTGTTTGGACAAGTGAAGCTGAAGGCATTTTGGTCAATACAGACGTATTAGTGAAGGATGGTAAAATTATCGAAGTTGGTCAAAACCTTTCTTCAAACAAAGCTAAAATAATTGATGCTACAGGTAAACATTTAACTGCTGGAATTATAGACGAACATTCGCACATTGCCTTAAATGGTATAAATGATGTAGATAAAATGTCTTCTATGGTAAGAATGGAAGATGCTATTGATGCTTCAAGTATTCAGATGTATCGTCAACTGGCAGGTGGTGTTACAGCTGCTCAATTATTGCATGGTTCAGCAAATCCTGTTGGAGGTCAATCTGCATTGATAAAATTCAGATGGGGTAAAACAGCTCAAGAGCTTCTTATTGAAGATGCTGATCAATTTATCAAGTTTGCTCTTGGTGAAAATGTAAAAAGAGGTAATTGGTCTTCATCTCAGAGATATCCACTTACGCGTATGGGGGTTGAGCAAGTTTACAGAGATGGATTCACGAGAGCTATAGCCTATCAAAAAGAATGGGATGCTTACAACGAACTTTCTAAGAAGCAGAAATCAAGAACTACAGCACCTAGAAAAGATTTGCAGCTAGAAGCATTGGTTGAAATCTTGAATTCTGAAAGATTCATTTCTTGTCACTCTTATGTGCAGTCAGAAATAAATATGCTCATGAAACTCGCTGAAGAATTTGGTTTTAGAGTCAATACATTCACGCACATTTTGGAAGGTTATAAAGTTGCTGACAAAATGAGTAAACATGGAGCAGGAGCTTCAACATTTGCAGATTGGTGGGCGTATAAATTTGAGGTGTATGATGCGATTCCTCACAATGCAGCTTTAATGGCAGAACAAGGCGTAGTGACGGCAATTAATTCTGATGATGCTGAAATGGGACGACGTTTGAATCAAGAGGCTGCTAAGTCAGTGAAATATGCAGGTATGAGTGAAGAAGAAGCTTGGAAAATGGTCACTCTTAATCCTGCAAAACTTCTTCATTTAGATGACAAAATGGGAAGTATCAAAGAAGGCAAGGATGCAGATTTAGTTTTATGGGATGAAAATCCACTTTCTGTTTATGCTAAAGCTCTTTACACACTCGTAGATGGAACGATCTACTATGACAGAGCAAAGGATAAATTGAAGAAAGATGAA